TTAGAACTAAATTGAGTCCCCTATCACTACCATATGAGCCTTTTTCTCTCATAATCACTTCAAAGACttagagcaaggattggagaggagaaaaagCTAAGGTTCAAGCGTCCTCATCGAATCCTTCGAGTTTCGTCAAGAACATcgttcttccaggtatgtagGGCAACTCAAGTGTTCGACTAGGTTCGTCCAcacgccctacatctaaattcaatCCGTAAGAGTTTAACCTAGGGTTCTAATTCGAGTTTCTTTGAGTTATTTAATTGAGATACCATtcattttattgtattttgagtattgtcTTATTATTAGTATAGTGTATATGTTCCTCCAAatagaaattttgatttttctttagtTCAGTTCATGACTATTCCTCCCATGAATTCCACATTAGTTGAGAAGCTAAACTAGTTGTTGCTTTAAATTAGGTTTGATTTTAAGATTTTGAGTAAACTAAACCATTTATGCATTAAACTATCTTGAGAACAAGTTTGAGAAACAAGAGctatatttttatgcatttactGAGATCGAGAGtataactattttaaagagaatacagtgagtttgaaagagttgagttAGACTGATGTAAGTTTAATGCGACTTAAAGAGAtgcattttaagtattttactCACAGTAATATATGAGCATTAATGCAtgtttttgggagtagtattgagcacctatttggataagagtttagacaactcaaacccaataaacttcgtagccagcgtaggataggatcgtgccGTTGGTTCCAGCAACTTCTCACTTCAATCCTTGATAAGGACTTTTATCGggatccatgagttgagtttgcatcccttatcctggcaaggtaATGGACGGCTCTGGTAACGCGAGTAgtacgttgtatcatcacgagactcatagtgatggttgtcagttagagaaactccccaaaagAGAACATTACTTCATGGTGAGTTGCATTTATTATCTTATATTTTTGAACAGCCTTGACATTTTAATATGCTTGCATGCTTTACTCTAGTCGAGTTACttttagtatttctttaatGAGTATTCAGTTTCAATTATTTATATATCGttttacataccatacattcTATGTATTGACGTCTTTCGacgttgcatcattttatgatgcacatacaggtgttagagatcattaACAGACGCTACGTTGAAAATCACACTTATCcatcttttggtgagacctccttgctttatGAGGGTCTCCTTTCCAATTTATCTACTTTATtttagtagttcttttgaggtagtcgtgggcCTGTCCCTATACCTATCTATAATATTTAGGGTTTCATAGACGGAGTCGAGATTCATTACAGTATTTCAGCACTTATGTTTTAAACATTGGTTTTGCTTATTCATTTAGAGTATTTCAGACAACTTTTATGAGTAGTACTTTAAGTATTTCAAAATGCCCATTTTACCTTTATACTCTtgttattaagtcttccgcatAGTAGTTAGCCAGCCGAAGGATTCGCTTGGGATCAACAATGATTTTAGAGTGTCGGCCAAGCCTAGGTGTAGACTCGGGGTGTGACAATTAAGGAGAGATGAATGTATTTGCCCTCATTGTGTTATATGAAAAATCATCACAAACCTCCCTTATTTCTTTTCTATTGTAATTTCTGGATTATTATATGATGATTTTTGAACTTtccatatatataaaagaaatagaaagagataGACTAGAAATGACATCTGTTATGTCAATGACACCAAAGGGATattaaatgaatgaaattgggaTATGGATGGAATATAATGAAATAGAGCCACTTTGAGGTTCCCTCTAAAATGAGGCATGTAAGGGAGCCACTACAAAGAAGTTCAGGGAGTTATGAAGGAAGCTTCGAGCCCATTGGTCATGGGTTGGGAACGGGAATTGAACTCTATGAAATCGAATCTCCTGTTGTTCCTCAGTAGCTCAGTGGTAGAAGTCAGGGTTGAAAGGCGTGTTTCTTTGCGTAGTTGGCAGCAAGAGGTGTGATGTTGGCAGCAAAAAACCTAATAAAGCAGAAGATCACCCATGTTAGCTGGTGCTTCATGTGCAAGAGCTTAGGTGAAGATGTGGATCATCTCTTCTTGCATTGTCAAGTGGCTAATGGGAAATGGTTCTTAATTAGTTTTGGGTGAAGTGAGTGATGTCAAGCTCAGTGAGGAGGCATTGCATATCTGCGCTTATAGGACAAGGAACGAGGAAGAGAAGTCCTAGGGCATGGAATGTTGCCCCAATAGCAGTAATGTGGGTTTATTGGGAAGAGAGAAATAAGACAGTGTTTGAAGGTGCTGAACAAGATATTGTAAAGTTGCAAAACAATCTTCTGttctaattttctttttgtGTTTGCAAGAGACTCCAATTTGTATAGAAAATTGAATCTCCTTTTTGTATAATCATATTTTGATCTAGGTTCTCTCTTTTGCTATATGAGCTTGTATCCGAGGGTTTTCCCCAAATGTTAGTAAATTATTTACCTTATCAAAAAGAAAAGTGTGCAATTTAAAACTCAGGCAAGTAATGGGCCTTGCGCCCTCTACCctctccacttaaataccaaGCGAGCGTCAAACCCACACATCACGCATTACACACCTAACCCGGGGACTGGATATCTTTTGTAGCTCTCGATAAGCAAAAGAGTTGACcaaatgcataaaaatattttatttctaggaaatgATATCCTTGGATTTCATGTCGAATCCAGTAAAATTAAATGCCTCACATTAGGTTTTAATTCGTACTTGCACACACTAAATTAAGCATTATTTCGTCGACTTACCCTTCAATTGATATCATCATTTTTTCATCATTCTCATACCCAATATAATCCCACAAGTCAAAGAAGATTTAAAAACTGGAATCGTGATTTGAACTTGGCAACCTTCAAACCCTATTCAATATTTATGCATTCAAAACACAGGACGGGTAAATTAATCTAAGCTTAAGCCTCAAAATTCCTGACTAATAGGCTTGACGCCTACCTTTCGTAGACTACAGTTAGCATGAAAACTATTGAGCTATCTTCAGGCCCTAGCCAATAATATCCATTTGGAGCAGAGGTCAAGTAACTTTATCCTCAAACCAGGCTAACAAATTTCTTGAGCCTCCAAGGTGTTTCATACACATATTCTAAATTTTACTCATGTCTCTCTACTTGTGAGTAAATACATTGTCTCGGGAATATGAAGGATTTTTTTTAAACAGCAGAATATAATGGATtcaaaactatatttgaaataTATCTCCAGCCCCTGCTTCATCCTACGCAACATCCACTCCTGCTGCCTATCTCTACCCTCTTATGTCAAGCCGAACAAAATAAAAAAGCCCTCCCCACCCTCATATTAGTCTAACCATTTTGTGTTTGATAACCCATTCTCAATTGACCTCGGTAAAGCTATAACTTAGAATACTTGGCCAAGCTATAGTTCGGGATTAATCCAGTTAAGCCAAAGAAAGCATTCTCAAGGTTGGCTCAGATGGACTACATACTTATTTAGATGGATGTTAAATCTCCTTTATTCAAAAAAGTTTCGTCTATCCTCCTATATTTGCCATCTGTCTTCAGTATGGTAAATTCTACCTTTCATTGAAAAACAATTGACCAATGACACTACAAATTATGCTTTTTATCAAATAGGGAAAGTACAGCCTTGTTTATAAAGAGGATGCATCCCCCTTCCATCCTTCTTCCTTGTTCTCTTTTTAACCATCTCTAGAACCCTTTAATCTTGAGTTAAGTTTAACCCAACAATGAGCCACTTAGCAAGAAGAATGACATACATTTATAATGGATGATATGAGGcatatatgcatgagttaaatTTCATACGGAATAGAGAACACATGAACATCACAGAAACCAATGATTATAAGTTGAATTCAATTATAACCAAAAAAGGACCACTTGGTTACCTTTCATAGTGTGGTAGCCAAAGCTAAGATAGATTACTTACTCTTTATGAAGGGCGATAGAGGCCTTTATAAGGACTACAAGGTTATCCTATGTGAGAATCTTACTACCCAACagaagcttttggtgatggacttgGAAATTAAGAAAGGAAGAGGAAGACTATATGCCCGGTCGAAAATTAAATGGGGTGGCTTGACCCTTGCCCTATCTCGGGAGATGGAGGAGAAGTTGATGGCTATGGAGACTTAGACGAGTAGTGGGGATGTAAGCATGTGGGATATGTCAGCTAGTTGCATTAAGGAAGAACCAAGACAGGTGCTAGGGGTTTCAAGAGGTAACTTTGGTGGTCATCAAAGGGATTGGTGGTGGATTGGAGAAGTTCAAGGCAAAGTAGAAACAAAGAAAGTTGCCCATGCGAAGTTGCAGGAGTGCAAGGGCAAGGAGGAGAGGCAGACGAATAAGGAAAAGTATAAGGCGACACAAAAAGAGGCTAAGCTAGTGGTTACCGCGGCAAAGACGACAGTTTTTGAACGCATGTATGTTGAACTAGGGACAAAGGCGGAGATCTGAAATTGTACAAACTCGCAAAGGAAAGAGAGAGGAAAGCTCGAGACTTgaatcaagtgaagtgcataaAAGACAAGGCAAGGTATTGGTGGAAGAGACACTCATTAGACGAAGATGGCAagcatattttcataaacttctgaacaaagaaggggacagagacatTGTGCTGGGTGATTTGGAGCACTATGAGCGAGATTTTGGGTATTGTATGTGTATTAAATTTAAGGAGATTAGGGGTGCTATTAGTCGGATGTGCAAAAGAAGAGCAATTAGAACTAATGAGATTCTAGtggagttttgaaagagcacaAACAGGGCAAGTATGGAGTGATTGACGGTCCTTTAATGTCATTTTTACAACGACAAAAATGCCTGAACAATGGAGGTGGACgtggaggtggagtacaatggTTCTGTTATACAATaacaagggtgatatccaaaactACAACAATTACAGGGATATCAAGTTGCTAAGTCACACCATGAAAGTTTGGGAGAtggtggtggagatgagggtgagttATGGTGTGTTCATTTGCAAAAACCAGTTCGGATTCATGTCAGGGTATAGAAGCTATTCATTTTGTGAGGAGAGGGGCGGAGAAATATAAGGAAAGTAAGAGGGATTTACATATGGTGTCCATTGTCCTTGGAAAGGCCTAcgacaaagtggtggttagaccaactTTGTTGTATGGAATGAAGTGTTGACTAGTCAAGAACTTTCATGATGCAAGTTGCGAAAATAGAATGGTGAGATGGAtttgtgggcatactaggagggCTAAGATTAAGAATGAGGATATTCGAGACATAGTGGCAGAGGCCTCCGTGGTGGACAAGACGAGGGAAACACAGTTGAGAtgatttgggcatgtgaagaggagaaacGTACAAGCGTAGATATCCTAGTGAAAAGGGGCGAGAGGTTGAATATAGTGGGGATGAGGAGGTAGAGAtaggccgaaaaagtattggagagaggtaaTTAGACAAACATGGAGTAGCTTCAGCTTATCGAGggcatgaccttagataggggTGTGGAGGTCGAGAATTATGGTAGAAAGTTGGTAGGTAGTGGAGTGTTGtcttattattcttatatttcTTGCTTTCGATATCTGTCGTAATCTTGTATTTATTGtgtacttccataaactcttgaacgaagaaggagacagagagattatgttgggagatttggaacatacaggaaggcATCGCGTTGGTgagtgttgcaggagtatttcgGTCGAAGAGCttaagggtgttgtgcgtaggatgcgctggggaagagcgaccagaCCTAACGAGATCCCtggtgaattttggaagagcacgagccaggtaggtttggaatggctgactaggttatttaatgtcatctttaggacagcaacgatgcccgaagaatggaggtcgagcgtactaatccctctatacaaaaacaagggagatatccagagttgcaacaactataggggtatcaagcttctaagccatactatgaaagtgtgggaaagagtggtggagatgagggttaggagaggcgtgtctatttcagagaaccagtttggatttatgccgggatgcTCAACTACTGAAGCTATCCATCTTATGAgaagactggtggagcagtatagggagagaaagagagacttgcatatggtattcattgatctagaaaaggcttacgataaagttccacaagaaatactatggagatgtttggaggctaaaggtgtaccggcggcgtacattagagtgatcaaggatatgtatgagggcgccaaaaccagggtaaggacaataggaggagactcagagcacttcctagttgtgatggggtacatcaaggatcagctcttagtctgtttttatttgccttggtgatggatgtattgacgcgacaaattcaaggtgaggtgccatggtgtatgctttttgcggacgatatagtcctgatcgatgagactcgtagcggagttaacgctaagctggaggattggagacaccctggagtctaaagggtttaagctgagtaggaccaagacagagtacttagagtgcaagttcagtgagacacgcaatgaggttggcgcggaagttatgcttggtgaccaggccatccaaaagaaaggtagtttcaagtacctggggtctatcatgcaaggcagcggggagattaacgacgatgtcacacatcgtattggggaagggtggatgaaatggaggctcgcttccggggtgctctgtgacaagaaggtgccgccacaacttaagggcaagttctacaaagtggttgttagaccggctatgttatatggggcggagtgttggccaattaaggtctctcacgtccaaaagatgaaagtagctgagatgagaatgttaagatggatgtgtgggcataccaggagcaacaggattagaaacgaggctattcgggataaggtaggagtggcctcagtggaagacaagatgcgggaaatgcgacttaggtggtttgggcatgtgaagaggagagacacagatgccccagtgaggaggtgtgagaggttggccatggatggcttcagaagaggtaggggtaggccgaagaaatattggggagaggtgattagacaagacatggcgcagttacagcttaccgaggacatgaccttagataggagtgtgtggaggacccgcattcggatagaaggctagtacatagtcgcgTTATCCTAtcctattagtaggcgcattagcgcactataatttcctttgtgtaggactcagattaggaTTAAAGGCTATGTAATTCATCTtttgcaccatagtagttgtagttctgctcattgtttattgccttttgatttctgcattgtattgctgtttatagttgtggtgccgttgtactttgactgtcttatctatcttatcttatcttatttatttatttattgtagttatgcttctttcttcccgtaccactctaccacgactttcccttttgctattcctgttttcatcttgttttctatatgtttgcccctatctgaccttttatcttgtcctcacttaaagccgagggtctttcggaaacagccgccctacctttcaaggtgggggttaggtctgcgtacactctaccctccccagaccccacactatgggattatactgggtttgttgttgttgttgttgtagattATCGTATTATTGTGTTGTTCCTGTTGTTTCCTTATTAGTTGTTATGTTTTCATCATTGTCATTTTTCCTCTTCATACCTACTTTGATTTGTTGTACTTGAGTCGATGGTCCTTTGAAAACAGACTTTCTACCTCCTCGAGGTGGGGTTAAGATATGCACACACTCTAGTCTCCCCAGGTCCCACTAGTGGGACTTCACTGTGTATGTTGTTGTATGGCTTCCTCTGAAATGAATGTCATTATCAAAACTTGCATTGATTCTTATAATTTACACCAAAGAGAGTGGAGACGGAAAATAATTAAGTATCAAGAAAAAGGGATCAAGAGCCGATCAATCCTACCTATCCCTCACCACCTTCCAAGGGATGTCAGAATTTTCTGCAGGTGTAGGAGATTCATTTATTATGGAAGAGAGAAACAAGCAAAAAGGAAGAGGTGTATCAGGATAATGTCCGTTTGTActtaattctaataatttaaaGGAGGCCATCAACTGAAGCAagtaaaatgacaaaaatacaACTCAAATGTCATAGAATAAAGAGGTAAGGTTCTAAAATGTTATTCATGGGAAAATGCAGCTCTCGATTCTTTTATACATAGCTTCTAAAATGTAGAGAAAATAAGAAGGAAATATATCCAAACCAAGGAAAAAGTTCCCAGGAGGAGAGAAGAGGAAGCTGAAGTTGAAAATTCCAATAATTTAAAAGATAACTTTACCTCAACAACTTGGTTTTTCATGCACTTCAATGATGTCATCATCCTCCATCCCAAGACTAATGGGAGTTGCATTTGGATTAATTTTATCCCCGTCAAAGCAGAAAACCAAATTTTGCAGCTCAAGCTTGACTTTATCAGCGAACAACTTGAACAGCCTCTCAAATTTATCATCCTACGTGAATATAAATAAGAATGTGAGTCATAACAACATTTGATTCCTGGCTATGAAGTATGACTTAAGCATATCCTTTTCATAAACTAGAAAAACAACAGATCGCAAAATAAGAGAGACAAACAGCATACAGAAATATGAACCATGGCGAGTTTAACATGATGTAGAAATAGCTTTGGAGTGAAATAATTCAAGgccaaaataaaaggaaaaaccaAGCAATATCTTGAAGATTAATGGCATGTTAATGTTAATAAGTGCTGATTGCTTCAGCGCATGACTGGTAAATGTTTTGATGAGCCTGGATGACTGTCATCCTCTTCTTATTTCCGATAACGATGGAGTTCAGGAAAGCTTGCatgcacctcgactaatttcaCAGAATATCTGTCACCCAGGCTAGAATagatgggaagaaatcacctaatgtTTTGTCTCAGTTGGGAATTGAACCTAAGACAAGGTAACTCTGTCCACTAATGGTTAATAGTCATTAAGTTTTATTAAGATATGATGTATCGGTTTTCCAAATGGTAATTAAAGCAGTTGTtgtgataaaagaaaaaaggtcTGGTTTATTACGTTCATCTACAAAAATAACCAATTCAATTGTAACAGAGAAAACGTAGGAAACTAAATCCTGCAACTTTTGGTACATATTTGTTCCATCATGAAAGTCAAGCTACGACAAAGTTGATTAGATCCTAAAGTGGCATCTGCTTTTTTAAATAGGATACTTCACAATTTAGTGATTTTCTGATGCACCTTTTGAAATGTTGTAttacataattaaaaatatgtggTACCACCAGCTATCAAGCTCTCAAGTCACTGAAGTTCCATAAGAGATGATGAAATCATCCAAACTAATTTCTTTCCAAGCATGCTCAAAGCACAAACTTATCTCCTTTATAGGAGTAATTACCTTATCCTATGCTAATTCAACTCAATTATTTATCCATATGTTACATGAACTTAAAAACTAGTACCAGTAGATGTATGTACACTTACATGTGTATGTCGGTCTTTTAGtgcatttttctttttgttaaaAAGCACTTACACTGCAGTCATATTTGTTTGACAGTGCTTTAACACAAATGAAGTTCAACGTAACCTAGAGTTTTATCCATATTGCATTTAAAGATGACAAGAGAAATACTTCAGAACTTTCTAAACAGTTATAGAATTAAAGCCTCCTATGATCGTGGCttccaagaaaaatcaaatgaGCCTACAACATCACTTCACACACAACACTTGGCAGACAGCACATTTTaaaaccttcttttttttttgagaaggaaGCATTTTAAAACTTTGCCTCACTTAGGCTCAGTTTATTTGTAATATAAGTTGGGCAGGGAGGGAGGGAGGGGAGGGGGGGCGAGATTAAAGCAGACAGAATTCAACTTCAAGAAGTCATATATTATAGGCATCATTGAGCATTTGagctatatatatgtaacaGAATATGGATGATATTGTAAGCTACTTATGCACTTATTGAAACAAAAAGTGATTTAGTTTCCCCTATGTAAACGAACTTGTTAATACctccaaatcaataaaagaCCAAGTACTTTTGTAGAAAGCACTATACATTCATCCCCTTTTTTATCAGGAGCACTATACATTTATTCTTTAGGATAACTTCTTTCTGTTTGTATAATATCCATTGTTTAGGATTATATACAAGTATATACTCCAATCTACCTCAAAAACACACATAATGAGTATATTAAGAATGACAGAAAGACTATAGAACACCTCTTTTAAACATTATGGAGCATATGACATAACTACACAACAGGTATGCAAACTTctatatatgtaaatatatgaACTGCAACCCCAGGGAATACCGCATAAACGCGAAATTGCTTTGTTCCATCCTTGTCTTGGATAGAAATGACCGTTTTAACTCTTTCAGTTGAGGGTTTTGACGGCATCTCAGCAACACTGTCTTGAAGTGAATGGAGCGAAGCACTAAGATCTCTTTTTACAGATTCTTCAACATCTCGCAGCTCATCCTTAGCTGATTGGGCAAATGATGCCAGctctttctttttcaatctAAAAACAAACTCATAATAGTAAAGAGAAAAggagaagaacaagagcaagtgCAACTTAATTAGTACTACAAATGCTGTCACAAATTACACAAGCCTcatgtttaaaaaaaatgaaaaatgagaGACTCTTCCTATTCACTAAACCCTAAACAGATGAAATCGAGCATAGGTCGGTGGTAAGCTGTCATGGAACCAGAACGAATTTAATTGATgaataacaatatcaatgatAATTAAATCTAATAACAAGAATGGATGGTCATTTCTACGCTTTTGATACTTGACATAAACTTCAACAACATCATCatacccagtatagtcccacaagtggggtctgaggagggttaGGTGTGCTTAGA
This DNA window, taken from Solanum dulcamara chromosome 3, daSolDulc1.2, whole genome shotgun sequence, encodes the following:
- the LOC129882531 gene encoding uncharacterized protein LOC129882531, whose amino-acid sequence is MDESNEELEPLFDYRRVQPFNTPFNIVCLDDDSPDSSPVISKKRKMIDSAFEKKEEKNEAVQIIDCEEKEEDWLPPSPKISAHTSNLVEDSTIKEIRLKKKELASFAQSAKDELRDVEESVKRDLSASLHSLQDSVAEMPSKPSTERVKTVISIQDKDGTKQFRVYADDKFERLFKLFADKVKLELQNLVFCFDGDKINPNATPISLGMEDDDIIEVHEKPSC